The following proteins come from a genomic window of Vicinamibacteria bacterium:
- a CDS encoding Rrf2 family transcriptional regulator, whose amino-acid sequence MLKLSKKVDYALIALMHLARQDSGSSLSAREIASGYGLPPDLLAKVLQRLAREGIVESHQGIKGGYSLKTAASRIDVVRVIEAIDGPLTITQCISDLGTCEQFDTCNVKSPLQRLGDEVLRTLKRVTIADLCAQDYIYRGADPEVQLPVIQH is encoded by the coding sequence ATGCTGAAACTATCGAAGAAAGTCGACTACGCGCTCATCGCTCTCATGCACCTGGCGAGGCAAGACTCGGGCAGCTCGTTGAGCGCCCGAGAGATCGCGAGCGGCTACGGGCTTCCTCCCGATCTGCTGGCCAAGGTCCTTCAACGGCTCGCACGGGAGGGGATCGTGGAATCGCATCAGGGCATCAAGGGTGGCTATAGCCTCAAGACGGCGGCCTCGCGCATCGACGTCGTCCGCGTGATCGAGGCCATCGACGGGCCGCTCACGATTACACAGTGCATCAGCGATCTGGGCACGTGCGAGCAGTTCGATACGTGCAACGTCAAGAGCCCGCTTCAGCGATTGGGCGACGAGGTGCTGCGCACCTTGAAGAGGGTCACGATCGCCGACCTATGCGCGCAGGACTACATCTATCGGGGGGCCGACCCGGAGGTCCAGCTTCCAGTGATTCAACATTGA
- the sufB gene encoding Fe-S cluster assembly protein SufB — MTSIQNIKELVKKEYAYGFVTAIDADTVPKGLGEQIVRTISEKKEEPEWLLEWRLAAYRHWLTMKEPTWANVHHPPIDYQDIRYYSAPKQKVRPKSLDEVDPELRRTYEKLGISLQEQGRLAGVAVDAVFDSVSVATTFKGKLAELGIVFCSFSEAVKEHPELVRRYLGSVVPYTDNFFATLNSAVFSDGSFVYVPEGVRCPMELSTYFRINASETGQFERTLIVAEKGSYVSYLEGCTAPMRDENQLHAAVVELVALDDAQIKYSTVQNWYPGDENGKGGIYNFVTKRGKCKGRGSKISWTQVETGSAITWKYPSCVLLGDDSIGEFYSVALTNNYQQADTGTKMIHIGKNTRSTIISKGISAGHGQNTYRGQVKVMPSAEGSRNYSQCDSLLIGDECGAHTFPYIEVKNPTAQMEHEATTSKIGEDQLFYCNQRGISTEDAVSMIVNGFAREVLRELPMEFAVEAQKLLGISLEGSVG; from the coding sequence ATGACATCGATTCAGAACATCAAGGAGCTCGTCAAGAAGGAGTACGCCTACGGGTTCGTCACCGCGATCGACGCCGATACGGTCCCGAAAGGGCTCGGCGAGCAGATCGTTCGCACCATCTCCGAGAAGAAGGAAGAACCCGAGTGGCTCCTGGAATGGAGGCTCGCCGCCTACCGGCACTGGCTCACGATGAAGGAGCCCACCTGGGCGAACGTTCACCATCCGCCGATCGATTACCAGGATATCCGATACTACTCGGCTCCCAAACAGAAGGTACGGCCGAAGAGCCTGGACGAAGTCGACCCCGAGCTCAGGCGAACCTACGAAAAGCTCGGAATCTCTCTCCAGGAACAGGGGCGCCTGGCGGGGGTGGCGGTCGACGCCGTGTTCGACAGTGTCTCGGTGGCCACGACCTTCAAAGGCAAGCTCGCCGAGCTCGGCATCGTGTTCTGCAGCTTTTCCGAGGCCGTGAAGGAGCACCCCGAGCTGGTACGCCGGTATCTGGGTAGCGTGGTGCCCTACACCGACAACTTCTTCGCCACGCTCAATTCGGCGGTCTTCAGCGACGGATCGTTCGTCTACGTTCCCGAGGGAGTGCGCTGTCCGATGGAGCTTTCGACCTATTTCCGCATCAACGCATCGGAGACGGGTCAGTTCGAGCGTACGCTCATCGTGGCCGAGAAAGGAAGCTACGTGAGCTACCTCGAGGGCTGCACCGCGCCGATGCGCGACGAGAACCAGCTCCATGCGGCGGTCGTGGAGCTCGTAGCCCTCGACGACGCCCAGATCAAGTACTCGACGGTGCAGAACTGGTATCCCGGCGACGAGAACGGAAAGGGCGGCATCTACAACTTCGTTACCAAGCGCGGCAAGTGCAAGGGCCGAGGCTCCAAGATCTCCTGGACTCAGGTGGAGACGGGCTCGGCCATCACCTGGAAGTATCCGAGCTGCGTCCTTCTGGGCGACGACTCGATTGGCGAGTTCTACTCGGTCGCTCTGACCAACAATTATCAACAGGCGGATACCGGCACCAAGATGATCCACATCGGCAAGAACACGAGAAGCACGATCATTTCCAAGGGCATTTCCGCGGGGCACGGCCAGAACACTTACCGTGGCCAGGTCAAAGTGATGCCGAGCGCGGAAGGGTCGAGGAACTACTCGCAGTGCGATTCGCTCCTCATCGGAGACGAGTGCGGCGCCCACACCTTTCCTTACATAGAGGTAAAGAACCCGACCGCCCAGATGGAGCACGAGGCTACGACTTCGAAGATCGGAGAGGATCAGCTCTTCTACTGCAACCAGCGGGGCATTTCGACCGAAGATGCCGTGTCGATGATCGTGAATGGGTTCGCCCGCGAAGTCCTTCGCGAGCTTCCCATGGAGTTCGCCGTCGAAGCGCAGAAGCTTCTCGGCATCAGTCTGGAGGGAAGCGTTGGC
- a CDS encoding peptidylprolyl isomerase translates to MKVEAGFAVSLALTGLAFAQPSIAPPPETTLLSGSPLHVPLDGSDPSGGPLRYTVTTSDPALVEARILEGNRSLRIAVANYGTMLFELFDQRVPRVTNRIAELANSGFYDGVVFHRVIDGFVIQGGDPTGTGGGGSSLGTFDDQFHVELQHNRTGLLSMAKAGDDTNDSQFFVTEGAQRHLDFNHSIFGVLVEGEDVRERISGAAVDASDRPIEAVVMQQVRTTTDDENAILLLRAPEGSTGAVDVTVTVVNGRGQESRVTFRVDVQADSINSPPFLADIPELSTTVDTPITYQLQAIDVEGNPANFLDQVGLNVNGLPVPV, encoded by the coding sequence ATGAAGGTGGAAGCTGGTTTCGCGGTTTCGCTAGCTTTGACCGGACTCGCGTTCGCCCAGCCGTCGATTGCTCCCCCTCCGGAGACGACGCTTCTCTCCGGTTCCCCACTTCACGTCCCGCTCGACGGGTCCGATCCGAGCGGTGGCCCTCTCCGCTATACCGTGACGACGAGCGACCCCGCACTCGTCGAAGCGCGTATCCTCGAGGGCAATCGGAGTCTTCGCATCGCCGTCGCCAACTACGGCACGATGCTGTTCGAGCTGTTCGACCAGCGCGTTCCCCGGGTCACGAACCGAATCGCCGAGCTCGCCAACAGTGGCTTCTATGACGGCGTGGTTTTCCATCGGGTGATCGACGGCTTCGTCATCCAGGGAGGGGATCCAACCGGCACCGGTGGCGGCGGGTCGAGTCTCGGGACCTTCGACGATCAATTCCACGTGGAGCTCCAGCACAATCGAACGGGGCTCTTGTCGATGGCCAAGGCCGGCGACGACACGAACGACTCTCAGTTCTTCGTCACCGAGGGTGCCCAGCGACATCTCGATTTCAATCATTCCATCTTCGGCGTCCTCGTCGAGGGCGAAGACGTCCGGGAGCGGATCAGTGGAGCGGCCGTAGACGCGAGCGACCGGCCGATCGAGGCCGTCGTGATGCAGCAGGTGCGAACCACGACGGACGATGAAAATGCGATCCTGTTGCTCAGGGCTCCGGAAGGCTCGACCGGGGCCGTCGACGTGACTGTTACCGTCGTCAACGGCCGGGGGCAGGAATCGCGAGTCACCTTCCGTGTCGACGTTCAGGCCGACAGCATAAACAGCCCGCCGTTTCTGGCGGACATCCCCGAGCTTTCCACCACCGTGGACACGCCCATCACCTATCAACTGCAAGCGATCGACGTGGAGGGGAATCCGGCGAATTTTCTGGATCAGGTTGGCCTGAACGTGAACGGTCTTCCGGTTCCGGTCAT